Proteins encoded by one window of Pleurocapsa minor HA4230-MV1:
- the purH gene encoding bifunctional phosphoribosylaminoimidazolecarboxamide formyltransferase/IMP cyclohydrolase — MSRLALLSVSDKTGIVELARKLVAHQFEIISSGGTAKTLQSAGISVIKVSDYTGSPEILGGRVKTLHPRIHGGILARQDLPEDLLELTANNIRPFNLVVVNLYPFAKTIAQPNVSVAEAIEQIDIGGPTLIRAAAKNYQYLTVLCNPEQYEPYLAEYEQSNGGDVSLEFRQQMAGNAFAHTNSYDRAISAYFANLNQSVLPDNLPDIYSISGTKVQSLRYGENPHQPAAWYQTGVASGWAAANKLQGKELSYNNLVDLEAARRIITEFDPAEPAAAVLKHTNPCGAAVASTLVEAYEKAFNADSVSAFGGIVALNQTIDAATAEALTKTFLECVVAPGCESQAQEILTAKSKLRILLLPDLTTGQPETIKAIAGGFLVQASDDQVENPDNWQLLSEKQPTPAQIAEMLFAQKLVKHVKSNAILVSRDRTTLGIGAGQMNRVGSVKIALEQAGEKAQGAIMASDGFFPFDDSVRTAAAAGITAIIQPGGSIRDRDSIAAANELGIVMVLSGTRHFLH, encoded by the coding sequence ATGAGCCGTCTAGCACTGTTAAGCGTTTCCGATAAAACTGGAATTGTGGAATTAGCCCGTAAATTAGTAGCCCATCAGTTTGAGATTATCAGTAGCGGTGGTACAGCTAAAACTTTGCAGTCTGCTGGCATTAGCGTCATTAAAGTAAGCGACTACACAGGCTCACCAGAGATTTTAGGCGGTAGAGTAAAGACTCTGCATCCGCGCATTCATGGGGGAATTTTAGCTCGTCAGGATTTGCCAGAGGATCTTTTGGAGTTGACGGCTAATAATATTCGTCCGTTTAATTTGGTAGTAGTAAATCTTTATCCCTTTGCTAAAACGATCGCCCAACCCAATGTTAGCGTAGCCGAAGCAATTGAACAAATTGATATTGGTGGCCCGACTTTAATTCGCGCAGCAGCCAAAAACTATCAGTACCTAACGGTATTATGTAATCCCGAGCAGTATGAGCCGTATCTAGCTGAATACGAACAGTCTAATGGTGGTGACGTATCGCTCGAATTTCGGCAGCAGATGGCAGGAAATGCCTTTGCCCATACTAATAGTTACGATCGCGCTATCTCAGCCTATTTTGCTAATTTAAATCAGTCGGTATTACCAGACAACTTGCCAGATATCTATAGTATTTCTGGCACTAAAGTTCAGTCTTTACGTTACGGTGAAAATCCTCATCAACCCGCAGCCTGGTATCAAACTGGTGTAGCATCGGGATGGGCAGCAGCAAATAAGCTTCAGGGTAAGGAGTTGAGCTATAACAACCTAGTGGACTTAGAAGCAGCACGACGCATCATTACTGAATTTGACCCTGCCGAACCCGCAGCAGCGGTTTTAAAACACACGAATCCCTGTGGGGCAGCGGTGGCAAGTACCTTAGTAGAAGCTTATGAAAAAGCTTTTAATGCTGATAGTGTCTCGGCATTTGGCGGTATTGTAGCTTTAAATCAGACGATTGATGCAGCTACAGCCGAAGCCTTGACGAAAACATTTTTAGAATGCGTTGTCGCGCCAGGGTGCGAGTCACAAGCACAAGAGATACTAACAGCTAAATCTAAATTAAGAATTTTATTATTACCTGACTTAACTACAGGGCAGCCAGAAACCATTAAAGCGATCGCGGGAGGGTTTTTAGTCCAAGCCAGCGACGATCAAGTTGAAAACCCCGATAACTGGCAACTGCTCAGCGAAAAGCAACCTACACCCGCACAAATTGCTGAGATGTTGTTTGCCCAAAAATTAGTTAAGCATGTTAAATCTAATGCTATTTTAGTTAGTCGCGATCGCACTACCTTGGGTATTGGTGCAGGACAAATGAATCGTGTGGGTTCAGTGAAAATTGCCCTCGAACAGGCGGGAGAAAAGGCTCAAGGCGCGATAATGGCGAGTGATGGCTTCTTCCCCTTTGATGACTCGGTAAGGACTGCTGCTGCTGCGGGAATTACCGCTATTATTCAACCAGGGGGATCGATTCGCGATCGAGATTCCATTGCTGCTGCTAATGAGTTAGGAATTGTAATGGTCTTAAGCGGTACACGCCACTTCTTGCACTAA
- the rpsU gene encoding 30S ribosomal protein S21, translating to MTQVVVGQNENIESALRRFKRQVSKAGIFADIKRRRHHETPIEKRKRKAIARRKKRYR from the coding sequence ATGACCCAAGTGGTTGTTGGACAGAACGAAAACATAGAATCTGCGCTGCGTCGTTTCAAACGTCAAGTGTCCAAAGCAGGTATCTTTGCCGATATTAAACGTCGTCGTCACCACGAGACGCCAATCGAAAAACGCAAACGCAAAGCGATCGCTCGTCGCAAAAAACGTTACCGTTAA
- a CDS encoding PAS domain-containing sensor histidine kinase, whose amino-acid sequence MDLIPVADNQSYIVCDRNLTVVQFSADAAKYTTQAVMPGQDILSCLPEMVGLETTCQEILTGEQDSFTLEAILRYQPDDELLYFNLVIQEIEQQIAIFLEDVTESTLLHQSSVQRLNEVEITLNKLQRFEYCTNKIIASMQDVLLITSPLGIIERVNKSATELFKQTKSDLINQPIDELITDCSYNHQKIYSSLLSSKDVVSKIEVSFTSKQSQTIQIEFDCFIAPTEVKNFFNCVYIGRDITARKQAEAEIRKSLAREKELRELKSGFISMASHEFRNPLSSILLCVQNLREEPPELNPSSREFYLQSIQDAALTMNSLLEDILVLSKAESDKQTLKLEPINLKAFCHKIIQKLASLYADQTVNFEYCLAADIVNLDQTTLSHILNNLLANALKYSPAKTAVNLIITDQIEPPAIKIEVRDRGIGIPKASQKHLFESFYRASNVSSFPGTGLGLSIVKKSVDLYQGSIIVDSQVDRGTKIIVYLPIKLN is encoded by the coding sequence GTGGATTTAATACCCGTTGCTGATAATCAATCATATATAGTTTGCGATCGCAATTTAACAGTTGTGCAGTTTTCGGCAGATGCAGCAAAGTATACGACTCAAGCAGTTATGCCAGGACAAGATATTTTAAGCTGTTTGCCTGAAATGGTGGGTTTAGAAACAACCTGTCAAGAAATACTGACAGGAGAACAAGACAGTTTTACCCTAGAAGCTATTCTCCGTTACCAGCCAGACGATGAACTGCTTTATTTTAATCTGGTGATTCAAGAAATTGAGCAACAGATTGCAATTTTCTTAGAAGATGTCACTGAGTCTACCCTGCTACACCAATCTTCAGTACAGCGACTCAATGAAGTTGAAATCACCCTCAACAAACTGCAAAGATTTGAATACTGCACCAACAAGATCATCGCTTCCATGCAGGATGTGCTATTGATTACCTCTCCTTTAGGTATAATCGAGCGGGTTAACAAATCGGCTACCGAATTATTCAAGCAAACCAAGTCAGATTTAATCAACCAACCGATAGATGAACTAATTACCGATTGTAGTTATAATCATCAAAAAATTTATAGCTCATTGTTGAGTTCAAAGGATGTAGTTAGCAAAATAGAGGTTAGTTTTACCAGCAAGCAATCGCAAACGATTCAGATTGAATTTGACTGTTTTATTGCTCCTACCGAAGTAAAAAACTTTTTTAATTGTGTTTATATTGGTAGAGATATTACTGCCAGAAAACAAGCAGAAGCAGAAATTCGCAAATCTCTCGCCCGCGAAAAAGAGTTAAGAGAACTTAAATCAGGGTTTATTTCGATGGCTTCCCATGAATTTCGTAATCCTCTCAGCAGTATTTTATTATGTGTGCAGAATCTGCGAGAAGAACCTCCCGAACTTAACCCTAGTAGTCGTGAATTCTATTTGCAATCAATTCAAGATGCAGCTTTAACCATGAACTCGTTGTTAGAAGATATTTTAGTTCTCAGTAAAGCCGAATCTGATAAACAAACCCTCAAGCTAGAACCAATAAATCTTAAAGCTTTCTGTCACAAGATTATTCAGAAATTAGCCTCACTCTATGCCGATCAGACAGTTAATTTTGAATATTGTCTGGCAGCCGACATCGTTAATTTAGATCAAACAACTTTAAGTCATATTTTAAATAATTTACTTGCCAATGCTCTCAAGTATTCCCCTGCAAAAACGGCAGTTAATTTAATCATTACCGATCAAATTGAACCCCCAGCGATTAAAATTGAAGTTAGAGATCGCGGAATTGGTATTCCTAAAGCATCACAAAAGCATTTATTTGAATCATTTTATCGAGCAAGTAATGTTAGTTCATTTCCTGGTACTGGTTTAGGGTTGTCAATTGTTAAAAAATCGGTCGATCTCTACCAAGGTTCAATTATCGTGGATAGTCAGGTCGATCGGGGAACGAAAATTATTGTTTATTTACCAATTAAGTTAAATTAA